A single genomic interval of Phocoenobacter uteri harbors:
- a CDS encoding LEM-3-like GIY-YIG domain-containing protein produces MFSTGIIEKIKYYIYCLVDPRDDNIFYVGKGTGDRVFQHAKGAEKEKFEPSDKLELIKEIQQAGFEPKYYILRHNIQDEVQALEYEALAIDLLSIVKPSQKPLTNRQGGTHSDQRGLMSLSELYKQYDPQELKTDLPIILITINRGYDDLKKAMRNGEIAESEREQEIYQRTRKYWVVGKNRNNAIYAVAVYRGWTIAAYKISKWLASPTNLADLEKLEDLSHLTEQQKQERLTKIKGRWFFEGEILTADSDIYQVLVNKTTYSKDQDYKAPQNPITYKNCGNSYKN; encoded by the coding sequence ATGTTCTCGACAGGAATAATAGAAAAAATTAAATATTATATTTATTGCTTAGTTGATCCACGCGATGACAATATTTTTTATGTGGGAAAAGGCACGGGTGATCGCGTTTTTCAGCACGCTAAAGGGGCTGAAAAAGAGAAGTTTGAACCCAGCGACAAACTTGAACTTATTAAAGAAATTCAACAAGCAGGCTTTGAACCTAAATATTATATTTTAAGACACAATATTCAAGATGAAGTGCAAGCCTTAGAATATGAGGCTTTGGCTATTGATTTACTTTCAATTGTTAAACCAAGTCAAAAGCCATTAACCAATAGACAAGGTGGCACGCATTCCGATCAAAGAGGGTTAATGAGCCTCTCTGAATTATATAAACAATATGATCCACAAGAATTAAAAACAGATTTGCCGATTATTTTGATTACTATCAATCGTGGATATGACGACTTAAAAAAAGCGATGCGTAACGGTGAGATTGCTGAAAGTGAGCGTGAGCAAGAAATTTATCAAAGAACACGTAAATATTGGGTTGTCGGAAAAAACCGAAATAACGCTATTTATGCCGTTGCTGTTTATCGTGGTTGGACAATTGCGGCTTATAAAATCTCAAAATGGCTAGCATCTCCGACAAATTTAGCTGATTTAGAAAAGTTAGAAGATCTTTCACATTTAACAGAGCAACAGAAACAAGAACGATTAACCAAAATTAAAGGGCGTTGGTTTTTTGAGGGGGAAATATTAACGGCGGATTCTGACATTTATCAAGTGCTTGTTAATAAAACAACTTAT